The Nothobranchius furzeri strain GRZ-AD chromosome 8, NfurGRZ-RIMD1, whole genome shotgun sequence sequence CCCCACTGCTCTGCTTGGAATGCATTAATATTCATAAACCAGATTCACCACAACCGAAGTGGGACTGAGGCTGAAAACCACGGCTGTGACAGGCGGTGCTAATCGTTAACCAGTACATGTTCCTTTGGAATGTTTTTCAGTCTTTGTTATTCCTTATTATTGGTGTCTTTGAGACTTCTGGTGGACTCCTATAGGGCAGGATGAAATAAAATCGCTCCTTAGGCCCGTGTTTACAAATCTTTTCACCTCAACTGAAGGAAAAAGTCTTGGCTGTGGCCCAGGTGTGGAGAGCATCTCAGGGGAAATGTAGAATGTCTTCCTCGCTTTGTCATTATGAGGATATCAGTCATGCAGGGCAGCTTCCTCTACATTGGCCTGAGATtgcatcagtgtttttattttttctgctctgtGGTTTATTACTTCACCAATTTGTGCAGGTATGGGGTCAGAAGAACCATCTGTTCCCTGCAGACTGCCTGTCCAAGACCATCTGAAGCTTTTTTTTAAAGGGGGATGCAGGATTTTGTGATTGCTACCAATGTCTTCTTTTAATTGTCTAGTTTTGAATTTCCTTTGAAGAATGTTCACTTGCATCTATGTGGTTAAGGAGGATAGTCCTTGAGACAAAAGCATCAGATCTAAGAACTCAGTTCAGACCCTATGAAAGTTTTTCCCATCTCCAGTGTGTGATTGTGCACCGTGAGACATACATTTCTAACACGTGGACACTGAGTGAAACAAAGAGTTCTGGGGTTCTACTCTTGACGTGTATCTTTAATAGTAATCTTCGTAGTTCCTGGGGTTTAGGCAGTAGAGGATGGCGCCTCCGAAGGAGAAGATGGTGGATCCCCAGGCCAGGCCGTAGCCCCAGTTAAACTCATGGTAGACCCTCAGACTGACTGTTTCTATGAACTTGATGGGGAACAGGACCAGGCTGCACACTTGAAGAACAACTAAAAAGAAAGCAGAATGCACAAATGTCAACACGAGCgtgctgaattgaattgaattgaatttattcagtcaaaacaataatataatcaataacacattacattacatttaaaGTGACTGAAAAGGCTCAGGCCGAAGCAACATGCTTTTTTTATGCCTGACCTTTTTAACAAATTATTCTACCCCTTTAAAAAATCTGTTCAATTTAAGCAAAATAGAAATGAAGAAGAGAAATATTCACCATTTAGTCAAATAAGTTCACAATACTTTTACATTTACAACACAACTTATAAAATCTTGTAACCGTCAAAAATTATCTTCAAAACCAGccttttaaacaacaaaaatgtacCACAAGTTCTTACATTTACATTGGCATTATTCCATAATTGAACCCCCACCACAGATATACATTTCCTTTTAACTTCTTTTTTTGCCGAAGGAACAATAAATTTATTAATATCTCTAAAATCATACTTTGTTTCTACACaagaaaaaaacatttgtatACTCTGCAGAAGTAACTTTAATttagctttatacattatttgcattattttatagTAAACCAAATCATGGCATTTcataaaatgtgattttaaaaacaatggaTGTGTATGTGCCAAATAATCTGCCTTATTAATATTACGTACTGCACATTTTTATAAGAGGACTATTGCACTAATGTTTGATTAGTCAGTCCCCAGACTGCCACACAGTATGAAATGTAAGGTGGTATGAGTGAACAATATGTAACGCTGCATAACTCAATGTATGTCTTGATTTCTACAGTATTGCTATAATCTTAGAGAGTTTTCCTTTAATGTAATAAACATGTTGTCTCCATTTCATTTTATGATCAATAACCACCCCCCAAAATTTTAATTTCTGTCACCCTTTCAATTTCAACATTCCATATTTTAAGTTAATTTCCCTGTCAAGTTCCTTTTGATTACCAAATATCataaatttagtgtttttttttaattgagtGATAGTTTATTAATATCAAACCAAGTCTTAAGGATTCCCAATTCTTTTTCTATTAAGGGCAAAAGTTTCTGTAAAATATTACCTGAACAAcataaatttgtatcatctgcaaaaatgacAAATTTCAATAAATTAGTGACCTTacaaatatcattaatgtaaagtaaaaaaaaaaaagttttgtccAAGGACAGATCCCTGGGGAACACCACAAGTAACCTTCCTAAATTTTGAGTTTGTATTATTGATTTTTACATATTGCTTCCTATTGTCCAAATAACTACTCAACCATGAATAAGCTACTCCTCTTATTCCATACGtctccatttaaaaaaaataatatactGTGATCAatagtatcaaatgctttttgcaaataaaaaaaaatcccaaCAAAATACTCATCATTTTCCCTGGCCTCTGTTATTTTTTCTACCATTTCCATAATTGAGTATGCAGTTGTTCTTTTGGCTCTAAGCCCATATTGGTGCTCACTAAGTAACCCATATTTTTCAATGAAAAGATCCAGCTGTTTTGCAAATAATTCCTTGAATGTTTTTGAGAACTGAGGAAGTAGGGACACTGGCCTATAATTATCAACACAAAGTTTGTCTCCGTTTAAAAAAATTGGTTTTATTTTAGCTATTTTCATGCTGTTTGGAAAAACACCTTTTTGAAAGGATAGATTACAAATAAAAGTCAAAGGTTTTACAAATAAATCAATGATCTCTTTAATTATGAATGTatcaataaaattaatatcagtggATTTCTTATTTTTAAGTTTTCTAACAGTTTCTATTATATCACCGTCGTTGATCCCTCccaaaaagaaagaatgaatCCTTAATAAGGTGATCAAacatatttaattttttatcacaataaaGAATTTGTTTGGCCAGACTTTTACCGACATCAGCAAAATAATTGTTAAATTCTTCAGCGACATCTTGTTTATTGTCCATTATATCGCCACATTTACTTACAAAATGTCTAGGAAATtctgttttattaatttttttattgatAATATCATTTATAATATTCCACGTCGCTTGAATATTATATTTACTTCCTTCTAATAATGTATTATATTGCTCCTTTTTTTGTCTTCTTGTGATAGAGGTCAACATATTATTATACTGTTTATATGTTTTTTCACTTTCACTAGTTTTTAATAGTAAATATTTCCTATATAGTACATTTTTCTTTCTGCATGCCTTTTGTAAACTCTTAGTCATCCATGGTTTTCTGTTACGATTTTTCTTCCCCTGACATTTTCTAATAGAACAATGTTTGTTATAGAGATCTAAAAATATAGACAAAAATGTATCGTATGCGAAATTCACATCCTGCACATACACATCATCCCAAACACAATCAACCCTAAACACTTGTTTTAGAGATAATAATGAAGGCGGCTAAAGTCTTGAGGCTAATTTTGAGAGCTttgattttttaatgttttattcttTCTCCTCGTCTCTAAAAAACACTTCTACGTACCTGCAGAGAACAGCATGACGGCCACTGGCTTGTAGCAGCGACTCCTGGAGCTGAAGCAAAGAGAGACCAGAGCGATGAGGAAGGAGAGCATGGTGAGGGCTGCGCCGCCCACCAGCAGGGCCAGCGTGGCGATCTGCCAATCTAAGACGAAGCAGAGGGACAGAAGTGAGGGACATGGGTAGCTTAAAAAAAGAGTGCACTAGAAAGCAGTTCGCTATGCTGGCATAAAGGAGGGAGGACAAAAGAAGAAAGTGAATCTGCAGAATAGGTCAAAGGTCATGGTGGTGAGCCACAAGAACACTGCATTGCTCAATCTCACTTAAAAAAAATAACGATCCCACCCAGGAGAGCTTGTGGGGATTTACCGCAGAGTAAACACAAACTATTTGTGGTCCAGAGGCCAGGAGAGCTGCATATTCTGAAAAGCTGGTGATGTCTCAAGATGTTGTGATGTGAGCCGCTGGGGATCAACGACCGGCTGAACAGATGAGGAATGCGTACCAAGTTGTGAACAAGTCTCCATCAGAGCACGGCCCTCTCGGCTTCGACAGGAAGCGAATACACAAACACGCTCTGCTACATTTAGATTTCAGCACCTCAGTAATGAATCCCAGAGCAGCGGGAAAAGCGATTCTGTGAGGTGGCTCGGATAATGAGTATCCCTTCGTCTCCGGCTGATGCCAGCTCAGCAGCATTCTCAGCAACTCACTGAGATTCACTCTAAAAAAAACACGCCTGACTGGAAATAACCATCATCTGTCTCCCACTTTTAGCAGGATGGAAACAAACGGCgtcaaaactgtttaaaaaatgggCTGAAAATTATGTTTTAGAAAAGAGCTAAGTGTTTAGAGGAGGGGTGGGGTAGGGGGATCTTAGCTTTTACAAAAACAGGaggtctgcatgtaaacatgaggAGGATATCAGAGGAAGGCATTGGATTACACAGGAGGAGATCATTTAAAGTACGGTGGATGGATGAAATAACATCAAATGGTAGGTCGATGTGTGCAGTTTAATGTAGAGTCATTGATAGACTTAATACGTGTTTTTGGTTATTAGGGGGGTCAGGGAATAATAAAAAGATTACATTTATTGCCAAGACGATTTCCTTCCAATTGAGGCAAAAATCAACAAAACACTCAGCAGCAGTGAGAAAGTGAGATGACCTAAGCTGCTGAAAACACGGTTCCCCCTTACTGGAAGGGAACTTTATATTCCAGAGGCCAAGTGGCTTAAATATAAACAAACATCTACTACTTTTGACCAAATATGGTCGCTTTTATACATGTTCCTGTCACCACAGGATGTTGGAAAGAGCttaagcagacccccccccccccccccccccacacacacacacacacacagtgacccaTCAGTATTCACTGCTTCTCAGCAGAAACAGCGAGACCTGCAGACGACACAGCTCATCATTCCGAAGATACCTCCTCTAGGTCAGCTTTGTGCCTTCAGCCGGAGCTGATTTCAGTTGGCCAGTGCTGGACGGCATCGATCAGCAGCTTTATCAGTGGGCTTGTGGAACAGCAGGATGCAGAACGTCATCCCATCTCAGATTTTCTACAGAGCCTGTTTTCCGTGTGAAGAAACGAGGCCAGAGTTGGAGGGGCTTGGGGGGCTTTGAACGATCAGGAAGTGCCAAACTAATAATCTGAGCCCCGCGTGCTGACAGATGGAAAAGGAGATACAGTAGAAGATCTGATCTGAGCGTTAATTATGATCCCCCTGCATGCATGCAAAGTGTTAATCAAGACACCTGCGGGTTtgggttcagtgtgtgtgtgagacagatttGTGTCACAGAAGAGCCCCGAGTATCACTTTCATTCTCTTTTCAACCTGACTGTCTCAGGGCAGCAGGGCTGAGGATTTTTGAAGCCAGAAAATTTTTCAGTCTCAGGCTCCTGGTTTAAGCTCCTCTCCACCACCTGAATGAGGCCACCACTGAGCCGTGACCATCCTCAGAGAGAAGATAAGCTCCCAAAATgggatcaatattacattattaatGCCACCACCCTGACTGAGCTGGACTGTCTCACACACTGGCGCCACATTCGTCCCCTCACCTCACACCACGCTGGCGTCGACACACAACACTTGCATTTCAGCTCCACATTCCAAACTCAACGCTGCGTCTGTACCTTTTAAACTTGACCTCCAACCCCACCCGATCCTATCTGTCTGTGTGAAACAAACAACTTTATAATGGACTTCTGTGTGAGTTTACAGACTGTGAACAAACCCTAACAAGGTATAGCACTTTATGTCAGTTTTTCAACTGTTTTATTGTCTTTTTCAGGACAAACGCCGGCTCGTATAGAGCAAGTTCAAACACATCTGAGTGACCAGCTGCCTGTTTCAGACTAACAGGATTTAGTTAATGCCCAGAGCATGACACTGGGGAAAATATTGGGGAGTTAAAGGGTGAGAAGGAGATTGAAGGGGTGAGGAGGGAGGGTAGAAAGTGATTACTAGGATTCAAATCAATAAGCACAAGCTGGAGGAAATGGGAAATTTGCTGCGTGCATTTACCAAGGTATGCTGCTGAGAGCTGACGTGCAGACTGCATGTCTTTATTTGGCACCAAAGTGCACTTTGTCTGGGCTGACAGAGGAGGAATGGGGCCAGTGTGACCCACAGTCACCCATCAGACGGAAAGAAAACAttttgttggacttagaaaaatacAAATCAACACACTGCACCCAGGAGGCGGCCAGGGGCAGCGAATAAATGAAATATTTATGGGCACAGATGGGATATGCTTATGTAAGCTTCATGTGCAGGTCCAAAAAGTCTAAAATATAAAGCCTTTTTACTTTAGTTACATTTAAAATAgctttatatttttgtttatcttttaattaatcaactcAACCAAAATGTTCCCAAATGCAACTGCAAGAAAATGATAAAGGGTTTTTAATCCTGAGTCAAAAAATCTGTCATTTTTGAGTAAAATCCCAAAgctgtgacacccccccccccccccccccccaccccgtttATCATTTAGTGTAAAATAATGAGCTATGATGGCAGAAGCCTATAAAACTCAGACAGACAAGCTGAATGGAGAGGGTCCATCAGGAGGAATCCTTAACTGGGGGAAAAAACTGCATTTCTGAAGTGCTTGAATTGTTTCCCTGGTAACTAATCTGCAGGCATCTGGATCTCTGGGGAGCTCTGTGTTCTAGGTTGCCCTTGCTCCTTGGCCGGTGCAGAAACCCACACAAAGGCTCATTTTGTATGCAACAAAAGGCCAAATGAAACCCCATCTGGAGCGCTCCTGGCCGGGCTACATTCCCACATCCTTCCGCGGCGCTCCGGGTAAATGTTTCCAAAGCAAAGGGAACAAGTCAAAGTTACGCTGAGTTTTAAATTAACCTTTATTTCTCTTACCGTTTTGTGCTGACGTTTCTTTTACTATTTCAGTAAATGAAGAAAAGTTCTGCGGTTTAAATTAACCAGCCAATTAAATGATAAAGTAATTACCGCCTTCTTCTCGCGGGTAATGTTTTAATTCTCACCCACCGAACAGATTGCTTGTGCAGAGAGCCTTTGTCGCTCCCGCCTGCTACTTTCATTTGAATATGAATGAATGTTGCAGGCAGCCACGATTAAAACGGAAACATCCCAAAACAACACGGCTTAAAAACTTTCATTTAGTGTGAAGCCTCACCGGTGGTCAGCGTGCTGTCGCAGGACCACTCCGCGAAGCTCAGCGGCTTTCTGCAGGACACCCACAGGGACAGGTAGTACTGGTCGTCCGCCGTGACCCAAGCTGGGCTCACCATAGCCCCGACAACCAGGCAGAGCGCGAGGAACACGCACACTAGTCCCACCAACTTCAGGGGCGTCAGCGCCGACACCCGGACCTCCTCTGCACCGCTCACGGATGAAGCCATGCCTGAAGTTTCTAAATCATCCAAAAACGCAGGAAATGTGGGAAAACAATAGTATGTGCAGGTCTGAGTCGCTCCTGGAGTCCATGAATGGAGTGTGGTTTAGACTGTGGCTGTCCCCCTCCCCTGTGCGATGctggatgcgccctgaggaggacGCGACTGCCGCTGCTGTCTGCGAGCATCCAGCGCTCTGCTGACGGAACAGAGCTGCAGGTCAGGGAAATACCGTAACTAAACACGATGCTGCACCTGCTGGGTCCTAGCGCCTGGCTGGGTCAGGTGGGTCTGCCATCACCCCACTGACAGTCATCCTCATTGGCTCATCTCAATACTGACAGCAGGAATATGAAAAGTAAGATTGGTCATTATATCATCAGATTGGTgttcataaaaataaataaccaTGGACATGGTTAGGAAGCTAAAAATATTTTGTCTTTATTTCAGTGACAGTAACCCGACTTTGTGTGTTTCAAAAATATAACAGGGTTGAGATCACGGGGATGTCTAATAAAATCCAGATCTGATATGAACCCCCACGTCTTCGGGGACCAGTTTACACCAAATGGTTACGGCGGGAATATAGAATGGCTTTTATTGAACCTGCATGATGGCATGACTCACCCATCGCCCCAGGTCATAGGTCAGCATGTTTCTGCGCATCCTCAAAAGTTTATTGCATTTCCACTAAGGAATAAAACGTTTTATTAAATAATAGTTGTGATAATTCATCATTCCTTTTTCCcatttttattcatctttaggcataaaaaatacaaagttgataaatggcctatatttgtatggcaccttcttagggttctacaaccacccaaggtgcttcacaacacaatcagtcattgacCTATGCACACATACATTCTCAGGCATATTGTTTTAAAGATATACTTTTAAAAGTGGTTTTCATGTCAATGACAAAACCAATAAaaacaataggttcagttcaattcaatttaagtttATAGCGCCAAATCGCAACAAGAGTCATCTTGTGTTCTTCAGAGAAGAACATAATTGATATTAGCAAACATTCACAAGCCTCAAGGatcaaaacactggtgggaaaataaaacaaaaccctTTGAAGCAAGTTATTTGTCATTTTATCTCCtgttcaatctctctctctctctctctctctctctctctctctctctttctctctctctccctctcgctctctctctccctctgcttttctgtctttctctctctctctctctctctccctccctctcccccCTTTCTCTCCCCTTTTCActttgtgtctctctctctctcacacacacacacacacacacacacacacacacacacacacacacacacacacacacacacacacacacacacgcacaaacatgaACATTTAGCATGGAACATATTATGCTTAGTTTATTGATAAAGATGATGAAGTCATcaaatgaacaaaacaacatTATATTTTAGTTAAAACAACATTAATTACATCACATgcatggtgatgacgatgatgatgaggatgattatgtgatgcgtgtgtgtatgtatgtgtgtgtgtgtgtgtgtgtgtgtatgtgtgcatgcacaTGTGTCTGTGTTTGTAAAGTGAGACAGACTGAAAGAGAGAAcgagagtgtgagagagaaagagagagacagagagagagagagagagagagagagagagagagagagagtgtgtgtgtgtgtgtgtgtgtgtgtgtgtgagagagagagagagagagcgagcgagagagagagagagagagagagacagacagagacagacagagagagcaagagggagagacagagagagagagagagagagagagagagagagagagtgagagagacagacaaatagagacagacagagagagagcaagagggagagacagagagagagagagagagagagagagagagagagagtgagagagagacagactagacagacagagagagagcaagagggaGAGATTTCTTTCTTTGAGATTTCATTTATTCACACCACGATGCAATAACActgtcgagagagagagagagagagagagagagagagagagagagagagagagagagagagagagagagagagagaggtgattGCTGTCTGcagcattttttaaaaaacaactttCTTCACGTCTCATTCTTAACAACAGGAAGTATTAATACTATTTGTGTCCATTCCCTGCTGGGGAGTTGTCCTGCACATTTTCAACTGCAGAAACATTACAGCTAAACTAAATTAAACTCAATGTCCATATGTTTTGTTGTTCATATGACTTTGTGAATGAATGAGTTGCAGGTATATTTTTGTTAACATTGTCAAAAAAGATAAACATCTTTCTTTTAATTGTTAATTTATTTTCTCCCTCAGCAGTTTCTTACATCATTCATGCAAAATACAATCAACAGTCTCCTAAGTGAAAAGAAGCCTTATATGACCTACCCTTTTCTATTTCATACAATATAATTTACAGAATGGCCTTATACACAAACCAAGTATAGAACTTCCTTATCTTTGTaaacaaaatcacaataaaacttaTCAATATACTTATTCAATATTTACTTATCAATCATACAattccatgatttttttttctttatatagTCTCTTAAATTGATCGGTAGTTAAACATTTTTTCAGGTCATGATCCAGATTATTCCATAATTTTACTCCATAtactgaaatacacatttgctttaatgttgttTGTGCAAAAACTCCTTTAAActcaggcagcagtagctcaggagatagagcgggttgtccagtaatcggaaggttgcaggttcgatcccggctccgaccagagaattctgctgttgtgtccttgggcaagacacttaacccacgttgcctgctggtggtggtcagagggaccggtggcgcctgtgctcggcagcctcgcctctgtcagcgtgccccagggcagctgtggctacattgtagctcatcaccatcagtgtgtgaatgtgtgtgtgaatgggtgaatgactgattgtgttgtgaagcgccttggggggtcgtagaaccctaagaaggcgctatacaaatacaggccatttaccagttTTACCATTTCTttctattttttccatcatttgaaatcaaaacaaaaaacgtCTGTAACTTCACTGGCAGTAACCTCTTTTTTGCCCAGAACATAATTAGTAAAGTTTTCAAATTAACCAAATCCCTGGATTTCATAATTTTTTATTCAATATACAGTCTATTGGTATGTTCCCTAAAATCTATTTTATATATAATTCTCATAGCTTTCTTCTGTAAtaaaaacaaaggattagtgtttgttttatatgtgttgccccaaacctctatacagtaagtcaagtatggaacaataaatgaataatataatataatatatgaagtgttgatgactccaaaatactttttactttatttaaaagtccaatgcttttacacagtttttgttttatatattttatatggggTTTCCAATTAAGTTTATGATCCGAGATGACCCCTAAAAATCTTACTTCATTTACTCTTTCAACTGAAGTACCATCTATGGACAATGTAACAGAATCATCTGTCTTCTTGTTACCAAAAATCACGAATTTCGTTTTATTCCAATTTATAAATAGTTTGTTGTCTATTTTCAAGTGATAGTTCAAAATTTCTGCTTGGTAATAGTCATTTGAACaacttcagtttggagaaataaaggTTAATCTTGAACAGACAGATTTACAAGAGGCTAATCTGAATTGGAACTGGTAATTCTGCCATCACGAACCAACTCTAAGATTTCAGACCAGTTCACACAAATACAATTTTTATACACTTTTAGATCACCCCATATTTCACATTACATctaacacatacacatatataattTGATAGCTGTTTGCAATGTCAATTGAAATAAACCCTAAATGGAATGTAAAATGGGTTAAAGTTTGTGGAATTGTTTTGGGCAATTCCAGCCCATTTCTTTATGGTtggatttatttatatatttatttattgtgcAGACGGATTCACGATCAGTCTCCGTGGCTGGGTTTGTAGgggttctgtttcgttccctcctgactgccagtggcagtcatccaggaactcacagaaccatagttacaccgtaacttgcGTTACGTGTGTTTTTATCTGATTGAGTCTGCTCCTTTAATTGAGGGAAAAGGGGCTGATTAGAGGCCGCAGTCGCAAACAGAGGTCTGCGCATGCGCTCTGCGTGCAGCAGCAGCACTAACGGAGACGACGGGGAGGGAATCGCTTATGCACATTTTCGGGAACAAaaatttgtaagtggcacccaaatgtttcatgtccgcTTTTCTTGACGCGAAGTGAAATAACCCATATTTATCTGAGGTCTCGTCTTTAGCCGCCTTGTGGAAAACTAGCCGTATATTTTCAGTCACGTTATCGCATCCCTGTTAGCTCGAGCCGAGGCGCTCCACTAATTAAACGAGCCTGTCAGGACGGACGCTCCGCTAACCAACACACACCCAAACCAGCGAGAGGAGACGGCTTGTTATACTCTCGTTAAAGCCTGGGGTTCCATTGTGTTTCTGCTGTGTGAATGTAGCCTAGTTTCCACGGGGCGGCGTCGCTTTGTTTGGGATTTTTCTGCTGTACGTCATCTTCTAGCATCAGCCTGGAGGATCCCAGTAACACGTTCATGTGTATGAAACACTGCTCGGCCAGTTGTTGCCAGTACAAACCTCATCCTGTTGGTAGGAAGAAAAGATGTGCTTGGTGTCATAATATTGAATACATTTATCAGGTGGTCACCATCATCTGCTCGTACTTTTTATAGCCCTGTTCTAATAAGTTACTGTGTGTTTTTTTCACATCGGTATTATAAAACTGTGTGTTTATTGCCTAATGTGTGTTTTACTCTCTGCAGATAAGTCACCCCAAACACCCTGGCAGGAATCATGGGAAGTGGTATGTATACTGATAC is a genomic window containing:
- the tmem47 gene encoding transmembrane protein 47 produces the protein MASSVSGAEEVRVSALTPLKLVGLVCVFLALCLVVGAMVSPAWVTADDQYYLSLWVSCRKPLSFAEWSCDSTLTTDWQIATLALLVGGAALTMLSFLIALVSLCFSSRSRCYKPVAVMLFSAVVLQVCSLVLFPIKFIETVSLRVYHEFNWGYGLAWGSTIFSFGGAILYCLNPRNYEDYY